In Carassius gibelio isolate Cgi1373 ecotype wild population from Czech Republic chromosome B19, carGib1.2-hapl.c, whole genome shotgun sequence, one DNA window encodes the following:
- the gdf6b gene encoding growth/differentiation factor 6-B, translating into MCSNGVSGVFLTFALLLPFLGVHSINPLFPTASRGMKVSKTVPADGHRRAKYSKGTLSASQLSGDVQSQRAIKDAVEPHDYMISIYKTFSAAEKLGINASFFRWSKAANTITSFVDEGQDDLLNSPLWRQKYLFDVSTLSENVELLGAELRIYTKISGSFRASETGPVEIQLLSCQSHTVLDSKTLDLEDAHKPKWEVFDVWEVFKERRRHYHGTRFCLELKATLDNPEREADLQYLGFHRHGRPQLKKAILVVFTRSKKRQSLFYEKREKIKLWGLDSLGKEKGPHSKPRRRRRTTLPNRHGKRHGKKSKSRCSKKPLHVNFTELGWDDWIIAPLDYEAYHCEGMCDFPLRSHLEPTNHAIIQTLMNSMNPSNMPPSCCVPSKLSPISILYIDAGNNVVYKQYEDMVVESCGCR; encoded by the exons ATGTGTTCTAATGGAGTCTCAGGTGTATTTTTGACTTTTGCGTTGCTTTTGCCTTTTCTTGGCGTTCACTCAATAAATCCTCTGTTTCCAACCGCATCCAGAGGCATGAAAGTGTCTAAAACTGTTCCTGCCGATGGCCACAGAAGAGCCAAATACAGCAAAGGTACATTGTCAGCATCACAGTTATCAGGAGACGTCCAGTCACAGCGGGCGATCAAGGATGCAGTTGAACCTCATGATTACATGATCTCCATCTACAAGACCTTTTCCGCGGCTGAGAAACTGGGAATCAACGCGAGCTTTTTCCGCTGGTCAAAAGCAGCAAACACCATAACGAGTTTTGTGGACGAGGGTCAAG ATGACCTTTTGAACTCCCCACTGTGGAGGCAGAAATACTTATTCGATGTATCGACTCTTTCTGAAAACGTGGAGCTCTTGGGTGCTGAACTGAGGATATACACAAAGATCTCCGGAAGCTTCCGAGCGTCTGAGACGGGCCCGGTGGAGATACAGCTGCTCTCCTGCCAGTCGCACACGGTCCTTGATTCCAAAACCTTGGATCTGGAGGACGCGCATAAACCGAAATGGGAGGTTTTTGACGTATGGGAGGTTTTTAAGGAACGTCGGCGCCACTACCATGGTACGCGCTTCTGTCTGGAGCTCAAGGCGACGCTAGATAATCCTGAGAGGGAAGCCGACTTGCAATATCTTGGATTTCACAGACATGGCCGTCCGCAACTAAAGAAAGCCATATTGGTTGTTTTCACGAGGTCTAAAAAGAGACAAAGCCTTTTCTATGAAAAAAGGGAGAAGATAAAGCTGTGGGGTTTGGATAGTCTCGGGAAGGAGAAAGGACCGCACTCGAAGCCCCGACGGAGAAGACGGACCACTTTACCCAACCGTCATGGCAAGAGGCATGGCAAAAAGTCTAAATCTAGGTGCAGCAAAAAGCCTTTGCATGTGAATTTCACGGAGCTGGGTTGGGACGACTGGATCATCGCTCCATTAGACTATGAGGCCTATCACTGTGAGGGAATGTGTGACTTCCCTCTCCGATCTCACCTGGAGCCCACCAATCATGCCATTATACAAACTCTCATGAACTCCATGAACCCCAGCAACATGCCGCCCAGCTGTTGCGTCCCGTCCAAACTCAGTCCCATCAGCATCCTGTACATCGACGCAGGAAATAACGTGGTATACAAGCAGTATGAGGACATGGTGGTGGAGTCCTGCGGCTGCAGGTGA